A region of Leifsonia xyli DNA encodes the following proteins:
- a CDS encoding TetR family transcriptional regulator — protein MTMTPDFHVAVDDFAKETGLRRIPPQTPGYIVNALGRDFRVTDEMARIFLNQVERVAASDASALVVLRHDAGLELLLVTDDNSFSIRTLS, from the coding sequence ATGACCATGACGCCTGATTTCCATGTCGCTGTCGACGACTTCGCCAAGGAGACGGGCCTCCGCCGCATCCCGCCGCAGACGCCGGGGTACATCGTGAACGCTCTGGGCCGCGACTTCCGCGTCACCGACGAGATGGCGCGCATCTTCCTCAACCAGGTGGAGCGCGTCGCCGCGTCCGATGCGTCGGCCCTCGTCGTGCTGCGTCACGATGCCGGCCTCGAGCTGCTGCTGGTCACCGACGACAACTCCTTCTCCATCCGCACCCTCTCGTAG
- a CDS encoding aldo/keto reductase yields the protein MKTFTFPRTDIEASNIVLGLMRISSLDDEQIRTLVRTARDSGITMFDHADIYGGETDGCERRFGDAGAIPASERDQVVIQSKVGIRDGYFDFSREHILRSVDESLAALKTDYLDILLLHRPDTLVEPDEVALAFDELQSAGKVRAFGVSNQTPGQIELLQRSISQPLVANQVQLSITHAPIIAQGVAANMAGLDQSIDRDNGILDYARLHDIVLQAWSPFQKGFFDGVFLGDREDYAELNDAIDELAEKYDVTPTAIAVAWITRHPAGMQVILGTTNEQRVRDAAAGSDIPLTRPEWYRLFTAAGHTLP from the coding sequence ATGAAGACGTTCACCTTCCCCCGCACCGACATCGAGGCCTCGAACATCGTCCTCGGTCTCATGCGCATCTCGTCCCTCGACGACGAGCAGATCCGTACCCTGGTCCGCACGGCTCGCGACTCCGGGATCACGATGTTCGACCACGCCGACATCTACGGCGGCGAGACCGACGGCTGCGAGCGCCGCTTCGGCGACGCCGGCGCCATCCCCGCCTCGGAGCGGGACCAGGTCGTCATCCAGTCGAAGGTCGGCATCCGCGATGGATACTTCGACTTCTCGCGCGAGCACATCCTGCGCTCGGTCGACGAGTCGCTGGCAGCGCTGAAGACCGACTACCTCGACATCCTGTTGCTCCACCGCCCGGACACGCTGGTCGAGCCCGACGAGGTCGCCCTGGCCTTCGACGAGCTCCAGAGCGCGGGCAAGGTGCGCGCCTTCGGCGTCTCGAACCAGACGCCGGGCCAGATCGAGCTCCTGCAGCGGTCGATCTCGCAGCCGCTGGTCGCCAACCAGGTGCAGCTGAGCATCACGCACGCCCCGATCATCGCCCAGGGCGTCGCGGCCAACATGGCGGGGCTCGACCAGTCCATCGACCGCGACAACGGCATCCTGGACTACGCCCGCCTGCACGACATCGTGCTGCAGGCCTGGTCGCCGTTCCAGAAGGGCTTCTTCGACGGCGTCTTCCTCGGCGACCGCGAGGACTACGCCGAGCTGAACGACGCGATCGACGAGTTGGCCGAGAAGTACGACGTCACGCCCACGGCCATCGCGGTGGCGTGGATCACGCGGCACCCCGCGGGGATGCAGGTGATCCTCGGGACGACCAACGAGCAGCGCGTGCGCGACGCGGCGGCCGGGTCGGACATCCCCCTCACGCGTCCCGAGTGGTACCGCCTCTTCACGGCAGCGGGGCACACCCTCCCGTAA